A single window of Grus americana isolate bGruAme1 chromosome 10, bGruAme1.mat, whole genome shotgun sequence DNA harbors:
- the RFX7 gene encoding DNA-binding protein RFX7, with protein MAEEQQPEGQPPRRLAGTPAPGGALPALVPGLQGGEASALQHKIRSSICKTVQSKVDCILQEVEKFTDLEKLYLYLQLPSGPNNGDKSDQISMSSSRTQQMHAFSWIRNTLEEHPETSLPKQEVYDEYKSYCDNLGYHPLSAADFGKIMKNVFPNMKARRLGTRGKSKYCYSGLRKKAFVHMPTLPNLDVHKTGDGLDGAEPSGQLQSADEEVVSAACRLVCEWAQKVLSQPFDTVMELARFLVKSHYIGTKSMAALTVMAGAPAGIKGIPQPSAFIPTAESNSFQPQVKTLPSPVDAKQQLQRKIQKKQQEQKLQSPLPGESPAKKTEGTATNGVTSISNGSPAILSPPPIGIVVAAVPSPIPVPRTRQLVTSPSPMGSSDSKVLPLNVQVVTQHMQSVKQSPKTPQNVPASPVGDRSARHRYPQILPKPANTSALTIRSPTTVLFTSSPIKTVVPAPHVNSLNVVKMTAISLAPSNSSVPVKQTPSVSSSAGAVEEGRTGPQIKNGSVVSLQSPGSKPSTVAAAPAVKIKMEPEALLDENSVQGQESSDVSKSIKATPDLPPAQLINFEVATLKVSADDVEAKPVKGCDQGAEEAGTKYKTQSNEITPVSSAGNNQSTLKLSVASQNLSSTSIGSPPTGESAIKDKTCTKSPRKRQPSTLQDSQVPPVKKPLVEQLSAGNAVEGQKANSVKKSPKVGLLANSDNTATLAQVPSKVSVKVPVPSAAAASLATDLSLSTNLNTSDSTLGQQLVSASSPDIKVKLEGNMFIIENDSKSDGSFNPNTWHHITKTSDFASVNCEQQQDISVMTIAGHSGSGDLPESAWEPVHCEGIQQDVYNQQLQSQIQDSSLGQMQAQSSNQLPLQSELKEFEHTVPQSNENFFSFDDDLTQDSIVEELVLMEEQMSMNNSHPYGGCLGMALQSQTTAQGAPVSSHPSSTHFYHSIHNSTPIHTPTPTPTPTPTPTPTPTPTSEMIAGSQNMSRESPCSRLAQTTPVDSALGSSRHTPIGTPHSNCSSSVPPSPVECRNPFAFTPISSSMAYHDASIISSSPVKPMQRPMATHPDKTKLEWMNNGYSGVSNSSVANHGILTSYQELVEDRFRKPHAFAVPGQSYQSQPRHHDTHFGRVTPVSPVQHQAAPVSSTTKQEGFAVPAPLDNKGTGSSLNNSLRCRSVSPAVHRQRNLSGSTVYPVSNIPRSNLTSFGSPVTPEVHNVFANIHADTSANNIAQRSQSVPLTVMMETAFPSLQKQTNTKKITNVLLNKLDSDSDDAVRGLGVNNMPSNYTARMNLTQILETSAAFPSANPQNMINSSTSVYEFQTPNYLTKNSSTDQISFSSGDNQAQSDIGEQQLDFSSTVKDLLGEDSLPTNQQLVNQVASDLNNVASVFSSDIRLSSELSGSINDLNTLDTNLLFDPGRQQGQDDDATLEELKNDPLFQQICNESINSMTTSGFEWMESKDHPAVEMLG; from the exons CAAAACTGTACAATCTAAAGTGGACTGCATTTTG CAAGAAGTTGAGAAGTTTACAGACCTAGAGAAACTCTACCTCTACCTTCAGCTGCCTTCGGGTCCCAACAATGGAGACAAAAG CGATCAGATCTCCATGTCGTCCAGCCGTACCCAGCAGATGCACGCCTTCTCGTGGATACGGAACACCTTGGAAGAGCACCCTGAGACATCCCTTCCCAAGCAGGAGGTTTATGATGAATACAA GAGCTATTGTGACAATCTTGGATACCACCCATTAAGTGCTGCTGACTTTGGAAAGATCATGAAAAACGTCTTTCCAAATATGAAGGCCCGTCGTCTAGGCACAAGAGGCAAATCAAA ATATTGCTACAGTGGACTGAGGAAAAAGGCTTTTGTGCACATGCCAACACTGCCCAACCTTGATGTTCATAAAACTGGAGATGGG ttggATGGGGCAGAGCCGTCTGGGCAGCTGCAAAGTGCTGATGAGGAAGTTGTCTCTGCAGCCTGCCGGCTTGTTTGTGAATGGGCCCAGAAAGTGCTGAGCCAGCCTTTTGATACAGTCATGGAATTGGCTCGTTTCCTTGTAAAAAGTCACTATATCGGTACCAAGTCGATGGCAGCTTTAACAGTAATGGCAGGGGCACCAGCAG GAATAAAAGGGATTCCCCAGCCCTCAGCTTTTATACCTACTGCTGAAAGTAATTCTTTTCAACCGCAAGTGAAAACTCTGCCATCTCCTGTTGAtgccaagcagcagctgcaacGTAAGATCcagaagaaacagcaagaaCAGAAACTGCAGTCTCCTTTGCCAGGAGAGTctccagcaaagaaaacagaaggcacTGCAACCAACGGCGTGACCAGTATATCTAATGGAAGTCCTGCCATTCTGTCTCCTCCGCCTATTGGCATTGTTGTGGCAGCTGTCCCCAGCCCGATACCG gTGCCAAGGACCAGGCAGTTGGTGACGTCCCCAAGTCCTATGGGATCGTCTGATAGCAAGGTCCTGCCGCTCAACGTTCAGGTGGTCACTCAGCACATGCAATCAGTCAAGCAGTCACCAAAGACTCCCCAGAACGTTCCCGCCAGCCCAGTTGGTGACCGCTCTGCCCGGCATCGCTACCCGCAGATCTTACCGAAGCCAGCAAATACCAGTGCTCTCACCATCCGCTCTCCCACGACGGTGCTTTTTACCAGTAGCCCAATCAAGACTGTTGTGCCAGCACCACATGTGAATTCCTTAAATGTGGTAAAAATGACAGCAATATCTCTTGCCCCAAGCAACAGCAGTGTGCCTGTCAAACAGACGCCTTCAGTTAGCAGTAGTGCaggagcagtggaagaaggGAGGACTGGTCCACAGATCAAAAATGGATCTGTTGTTTCACTTCAGTCTCCGGGATCCAAGCCTAGCACTGTTGCAGCTGCACCTGCAGTCAAGATCAAAATGGAACCAGAAGCATTGCTGGATGAGAACTCGGTACAGGGCCAAGAGAGCTCTGACGTGTCTAAATCCATAAAGGCAACCCCTGACCTGCCTCCTGCTCAACTAATTAATTTTGAGGTTGCAACCTTGAAGGTTTCAGCTGATGACGTGGAGGCAAAACCAGTTAAGGGCTGTGATCAGGGAGCTGAAGAAGCGGGGACCAAATATAAAACACAATCTAATGAGATCACACCAGTTTCTTCAGCAGGCAATAATCAAAGCACTCTAAAGCTCTCGGTTGCCAGTCAAAACTTGTCCAGCACCAGCATCGGTTCACCTCCTACTGGTGAGTCTGCGATTAAAGACAAAACATGCACTAAAAGTCCAAGAAAGCGACAGCCTTCTACACTTCAGGATTCCCAGGTACCACCTGTAAAGAAACCACTGGTGGAGCAGCTTTCAGCTGGTAATGCTGTGGAGGGtcaaaaagcaaacagtgtTAAGAAGTCTCCAAAGGTTGGATTGTTAGCTAACAGTGACAATACAGCAACACTTGCTCAAGTTCCCAGCAAGGTATCTGTGAAGGTGCCTGTACCTTCTGCGGCTGCAGCAAGCTTAGCAACAGACCTTTCTTTGAGCACCAATTTAAATACCAGTGATTCTACTTTAGGACAGCAACTTGTATCAGCATCATCTCCAGATATAAAAGTAAAATTGGAAGGAAACATGTTTATCATAGAAAATGATTCAAAATCCGATGGCAGCTTTAACCCAAATACATGGCACCATATCACCAAAACCTCTGACTTTGCATCTGTGAATTGTGAACAGCAGCAAGATATCAGTGTTATGACTATTGCAGGGCACTCTGGATCTGGTGACTTACCGGAATCGGCATGGGAGCCAGTGCACTGCGAGGGTATACAGCAGGATGTGTACAACCAGCAGTTACAGAGCCAGATCCAGGACTCCTCCTTGGGTCAAATGCAAGCACAGTCTTCAAATCAGTTACCTCTGCAGTCTGAGCTGAAAGAGTTTGAACATACAGTCCCTCAGTCAAATGAAAACTTCTTTTCATTTGATGATGACCTTACCCAGGACAGCATTGTGGAGGAGCTGGTGCTCATGGAGGAGCAAATGTCCATGAATAATTCTCATCCTTATGGTGGTTGTCTAGGAATGGCACTTCAGAGTCAGACCACAGCTCAAGGAGCTCCCGTGTCATCTCATCCAAGCAGCACGCACTTTTACCATTCAATCCACAACAGCACTCCGATTCACACTCCCACCCCCACTCCGACCCCGACTCCCACTCCCACCCCAACTCCCACACCCACCTCTGAAATGATCGCTGGATCTCAGAACATGTCCCGAGAGAGCCCTTGTTCGAGGCTGGCTCAGACTACTCCCGTAGACAGTGCTCTAGGAAGCAGCCGGCATACGCCCATTGGCACACCGCATTcgaactgcagcagcagtgtcCCTCCAAGTCCTGTGGAATGCCGAAACCCATTTGCGTTTACTCCCATCAGCTCCAGTATGGCTTACCACGATGCCAGCATTATATCAAGTAGCCCCGTGAAGCCAATGCAGCGGCCTATGGCTACCCATCCCGACAAAACCAAGCTTGAGTGGATGAATAATGGCTACAGTGGTGTTAGCAACTCATCGGTTGCAAACCATGGCATCCTCACGAGCTATCAGGAGCTGGTGGAAGACCGCTTCAGGAAACCCCATGCTTTTGCTGTTCCTGGCCAGTCATACCAGTCTCAGCCGCGCCACCACGATACTCACTTTGGTCGCGTGACTCCTGTTTCACCTgtgcagcaccaggcagcccctGTCAGTAGCACCACCAAGCAAGAGGGCTTTGCTGTTCCTGCTCCTTTGGACAACAAAGGAACTGGTTCCTCTCTCAACAACAGTCTGAGATGCCGGAGCGTGAGCCCTGCTGTCCATCGCCAGCGTAATCTCAGTGGAAGCACTGTTTACCCTGTTTCAAACATACCACGCTCTAACCTGACATCTTTTGGAAGTCCTGTGACTCCTGAAGTTCACAACGTATTTGCTAATATCCATGCAGACACCAGTGCCAATAACATAGCGCAAAGAAGCCAGTCAGTCCCGTTGACTGTGATGATGGAGACGGCCTTCCCGTctcttcagaaacaaacaaacactaaaaaaataaccaaTGTGTTGTTAAACAAACTTGATTCTGATAGCGATGATGCAGTGAGAGGTTTGGGAGTGAACAACATGCCCTCAAATTACACAGCCAGGATGAATCTCACTCAGATTTTAGAGACATCCGCCGCTTTTCCTAGTGCCAACCCACAAAATATGATCAAttccagcacttcagtttaTGAATTCCAGACACCAAATTACCTCACAAAAAACAGCAGCACCGATCAGATCAGTTTTTCTTCTGGCGATAACCAAGCACAATCAGACATCGGAGAGCAGCAGTTAGATTTTAGCAGCACTGTAAAAGACCTTTTAGGGGAGGACAGTCTGCCAACAAACCAGCAGCTGGTGAATCAGGTGGCATCAGATCTCAATAACGTTGCATCTGTCTTTTCCAGCGACATCAGGTTGTCTTCCGAGCTCTCAGGCAGCATTAACGATCTGAACACTTTAGACACAAATCTACTGTTTGATCCAGGTCGTCAGCAGGGACAAGACGATGATGCTACActggaggaattaaaaaatgacCCCTTGTTTCAACAAATCTGCAATGAATCCATTAACTCAATGACTACATCGGGTTTTGAGTGGATGGAGAGTAAGGATCATCCTGCTGTTGAAATGTTGGGTTAA